The following coding sequences are from one Triticum aestivum cultivar Chinese Spring chromosome 5A, IWGSC CS RefSeq v2.1, whole genome shotgun sequence window:
- the LOC123105686 gene encoding receptor-like protein EIX1, with the protein MARPRQLVQATVILLLATWFLRSSSAPAMLALPPPPQPPDTLCIPYERDALREFKASLTDPGNYLSSWRDDECCRWIGVECSNRTGHIIKLELIGSNTMGWPMGGEINPSLLTLRHLRHLDLSFNDFGGMPIPEFIGGLGSLTHLLLSGSFFGGQIPPHLGNLSNLLILDLSNQMHSCYSPDLAWVSQLWKLQYLGMSQVDLSAAVDWAHVVNMLPSLITLELQSCGLRSTMPPPLNSNLTSLENLYLDSNSFNSSFGANYLAWDLPALRVLSMYSCGICGYIPSAVGNFTSIRSLVLDNNNFSGMVPSTFKKLKELQMLRLSHNLISGAIEDLLLHRLPTDELQELHLDHNSLTGRIPARLEHFSSLTTLRLNDNKLFGEVPVGIRELTNLKELQLNSNNLHGTITEDHFMNLTSLEVLWLSNNSLTVLVNNTWNTPFKLTSASFRSCILGPQFPTWISQTTLGTLDISNTSIHDSIPDEFWTAVSRAKILDLSGNQIVGRLPTVFLFGGLEAMILDISSNQLVGPIPTLPKSLLYLDLSGNNLSGKLPTDIRAPEMQVLMLFKNSFSGIIPCSLFELEQLNFLDLSENQLNETLLDCPHAPETSNLFKLSLHNNNLSAEFPSFLQRCKELKFLDLAYNQFSGSLPTWIGSKLPYLAFMRLRSNMFSGGIPVELTGMKGLQYLDIASNNISGDIPMSFGNLMAMAHTPNQQDALFQIVHFRSASTYMFLIDPSDMGSLVVVTKGQELEYTTGIAYMVNIDFSCNRLTGKIPREIGMLVALTTLNLSWNHLSGMIPQTIGELQAVESFDLSHNELSGEIPTSLASLTSLTHLNLSYNNLTGTIPSGNQLRTLDDQPSIYVGNPGLCGPPISSNCSGTGITPRALEDGHEGVSDGLSLYLGIGTGFLAGLWIVFCGFLFKQNWRIRWFSFCDSVYDWIYVKVALSRASLARKMPVRAG; encoded by the coding sequence ATGGCCAGGCCAAGGCAGCTGGTCCAGGCTACGGTGATCCTCCTCCTAGCGACATGGTTCCTCCGGAGCTCGTCAGCTCCGGCCATGCTTGCGCTCCCGCCGCCACCACAACCACCGGACACCCTCTGCATCCCCTACGAGCGGGATGCACTTCGCGAGTTCAAGGCTAGCCTCACCGACCCGGGCAACTACCTCTCGTCGTGGCGAGACGATGAGTGCTGTCGATGGATAGGCGTCGAGTGCAGCAACCGAACTGGCCACATCATCAAGCTCGAGCTCATCGGGTCTAACACCATGGGTTGGCCTATGGGAGGTGAGATAAACCCCTCCTTGCTCACTCTACGACATCTGAGGCATCTTGATCTCTCGTTCAACGACTTTGGTGGCATGCCCATTCCGGAGTTCATCGGCGGTCTTGGGAGCCTGACGCATCTCCTCCTCTCTGGCTCGTTTTTCGGCGGGCAAATCCCTCCCCACCTCGGAAACCTCTCCAACCTGCTCATCCTTGACCTATCAAATCAGATGCACAGTTGTTACTCGCCCGACCTCGCATGGGTCTCGCAGCTATGGAAGCTACAGTACCTTGGCATGTCTCAGGTGGACCTCAGCGCCGCCGTCGACTGGGCTCATGTTGTTAACATGCTCCCCTCCCTCATAACTCTTGAACTACAATCTTGCGGGCTTCGGAGCACTATGCCTCCACCGTTGAACTCCAACCTCACATCACTAGAGAACCTCTACCTCGACTCCAACTCCTTTAACTCATCCTTTGGAGCCAACTACTTGGCTTGGGATCTCCCTGCTCTTAGAGTGCTTTCAATGTATAGCTGCGGGATTTGTGGTTATATCCCTTCCGCGGTCGGAAACTTTACCTCCATCCGATCATTGGTCCTTGACAATAACAACTTCTCCGGGATGGTGCCATCGACCTTCAAGAAACTCAAGGAACTACAAATGCTCAGATTATCACACAACCTCATTAGCGGGGCCATAGAAGATCTATTGTTGCATAGATTGCCAACAGATGAGTTACAAGAGTTGCACTTGGACCACAACAGCTTGACAGGGAGAATCCCAGCTCGTTTAGAGCACTTTAGCAGCTTGACCACACTTCGGCTGAATGACAACAAACTATTTGGAGAGGTACCCGTTGGTATACGAGAACTCACAAATTTAAAGGAGTTACAGTTAAACTCAAACAACCTACATGGTACAATCACTGAAGACCATTTCATGAACCTGACTAGCCTAGAAGTGTTGTGGCTCTCCAATAATTCCTTAACCGTGTTGGTTAACAACACATGGAACACTCCATTCAAATTAACTTCAGCGAGCTTTAGATCTTGCATCCTAGGACCACAGTTTCCAACATGGATTAGCCAAACAACACTCGGCACTCTTGATATTTCAAACACAAGTATACATGATTCCATTCCTGATGAGTTTTGGACTGCAGTTTCCCGTGCTAAAATTTTGGATTTGTCGGGAAATCAAATTGTTGGCAGGCTTCCCACAGTTTTTCTGTTTGGTGGATTGGAAGCTATGATATTGGATATCAGTTCTAACCAGCTTGTTGGCCCGATTCCAACACTCCCAAAGAGCCTTCTCTACTTGGACCTCTCTGGGAACAACCTGTCAGGCAAACTGCCAACAGATATTAGAGCACCAGAGATGCAAGTGCTCATGCTCTTCAAAAATTCCTTTTCTGGCATCATTCCATGCTCCCTGTTTGAGTTGGAACAATTGAATTTCTTAGACCTATCAGAGAACCAACTAAATGAGACATTGCTGGATTGCCCTCACGCACCAGAAACTTCAAATCTTTTCAAGCTTAGCTTGCATAACAACAATCTTTCGGCAGAATTTCCATCGTTTCTTCAGAGGTGTAAAGAACTGAAATTCCTTGATCTAGCATACAATCAATTTTCTGGGAGCTTGCCGACGTGGATCGGTTCAAAGTTACCATACTTGGCATTTATGCGGTTGCGGTCAAACATGTTCTCTGGTGGTATCCCTGTTGAACTCACCGGGATGAAGGGGCTTCAGTATTTAGACATTGCAAGTAATAACATCTCAGGGGACATACCAATGTCATTTGGGAATCTCATGGCTATGGCTCATACTCCCAACCAACAAGATGCCCTTTTCCAAATTGTCCACTTTCGATCGGCTTCCACATATATGTTCCTCATCGATCCCTCTGATATGGGTAGTTTGGTGGTGGTCACAAAGGGTCAAGAGCTCGAATACACAACAGGAATCGCGTACATGGTGAACATTGATTTTTCCTGCAACAGATTAACAGGGAAGATTCCTCGGGAAATCGGCATGCTTGTAGCATTAACAACCCTAAATTTGTCTTGGAATCATCTCAGCGGCATGATACCCCAAACTATTGGTGAGCTACAGGCAGTAGAATCTTTCGACCTCTCTCATAACGAGCTCTCTGGTGAAATCCCTACAAGTTTGGCATCTCTAACATCGTTGACCCATTTGAACTTGTCATATAACAACCTGACGGGAACTATACCATCTGGAAATCAGTTAAGGACTCTGGATGACCAGCCATCCATATATGTTGGCAACCCAGGTCTCTGTGGTCCACCTATATCAAGCAACTGTTCAGGAACTGGAATCACCCCACGGGCTCTTGAAGATGGGCATGAGGGCGTGAGCGATGGGTTGTCACTATACCTCGGTATTGGCACCGGGTTTTTAGCTGGTCTCTGGATTGTCTTTTGTGGCTTCTTGTTCAAGCAGAATTGGAGAATTCGTTGGTTCTCATTTTGTGACAGCGTGTATGATTGGATTTATGTGAAAGTGGCACTGAGTCGGGCTTCACTGGCAAGAAAAATGCCAGTAAGGGCTGGCTGA